Proteins found in one Mesorhizobium sp. CAU 1732 genomic segment:
- a CDS encoding DMT family transporter, giving the protein MVQSTASRVYSARDVVVSVLLMLLACALVAGTTLIAKMLGPAAGENALHPLQISAGRFLFALLALTPLIAISRPSLRGAVWSNHILRVLFGWAGVSCLFAASGLMRLADATAISFLNPIVAMMLSIPLLGERVGPWRWAAAAIAFAGAVILTEPGTDAFQPVALVALIAALFMGAEAILIKKLADSEPPLRILAINNAMGAVLAMGAASFVWRTPTQEQWLLLAALGCMMVSVQALFIQALRRGDASFVMPFFYTTLIYAGLYDYLVFAEQPTLAGLIGAALIVAGALTIAWRERIARRKA; this is encoded by the coding sequence ATGGTTCAAAGTACCGCGTCGCGGGTCTATTCCGCGCGCGACGTCGTCGTCTCGGTGCTGCTGATGCTGCTGGCCTGCGCGCTGGTGGCCGGCACGACGCTGATTGCCAAGATGCTGGGGCCGGCGGCGGGCGAAAACGCGCTGCATCCGCTGCAGATTTCGGCGGGACGGTTTCTGTTCGCCCTGCTGGCGCTGACGCCGCTGATCGCGATCAGCCGGCCGTCGCTGAGAGGCGCGGTGTGGAGCAACCACATCCTGCGCGTGCTGTTCGGCTGGGCGGGCGTGTCTTGCCTGTTTGCAGCATCCGGCCTGATGCGGCTGGCGGATGCGACGGCGATCTCCTTCCTCAACCCCATCGTGGCGATGATGCTGTCGATCCCGCTTTTGGGCGAACGTGTCGGACCGTGGCGCTGGGCGGCGGCAGCGATTGCGTTTGCGGGTGCTGTGATCCTCACCGAGCCCGGCACGGATGCGTTCCAGCCGGTGGCGCTGGTAGCGCTGATAGCGGCTTTGTTCATGGGAGCCGAGGCGATCCTGATCAAGAAACTTGCCGACAGCGAGCCACCGCTGCGCATCCTCGCTATCAACAACGCCATGGGCGCAGTGCTGGCGATGGGAGCGGCATCGTTCGTGTGGCGCACGCCGACGCAAGAGCAATGGCTGCTGCTGGCGGCGCTCGGCTGCATGATGGTGAGCGTGCAGGCGCTGTTCATCCAGGCGCTGAGGCGTGGCGACGCCAGCTTCGTGATGCCGTTCTTCTACACGACGCTGATCTATGCCGGGCTGTACGACTACCTTGTATTTGCCGAGCAGCCGACGCTGGCCGGACTAATCGGCGCTGCGCTCATCGTTGCCGGCGCGCTGACGATTGCCTGGCGGGAACGGATAGCGCGGCGCAAGGCGTAA
- a CDS encoding alpha/beta fold hydrolase, translating into MGLRQTIRFCASADGTRIAVASCGKGPVILRAAHWLSHVDYDLESPVWRPWVEALSARNRFVRYDPRGCGLSDRHATDLTIDAWHADLAAVAATIEEPRFVILGLSQGGALGIVFALMHPERVSHLVLVNAYCQGARTRAQSDAERLEAETLVNFIRIGWGRDNPAFCRFFTNLFIPDGTPEQHLWWGDLERETATADVAAELLSNMQGIDVLDLAAQLNVPTLIMHCRGDMRVPFDEGCKLAAAIPGARFVPLESKNHVILPDEPAWAVFHAELAAFLGQDLPAQPPQAVRDAGLTPAESAILELVAEGLDNRTIAEKLGKHEKTVRNQLSAVFEKLGVHSRSQAIVKSLSR; encoded by the coding sequence ATGGGACTGCGCCAGACGATAAGGTTCTGCGCCTCTGCGGACGGCACCCGCATCGCCGTTGCCTCATGCGGCAAAGGCCCGGTGATCCTGCGCGCGGCGCACTGGCTGAGCCATGTCGACTACGATCTCGAAAGTCCGGTCTGGCGGCCATGGGTGGAGGCACTCTCGGCCCGCAATAGGTTCGTTCGCTACGACCCGCGCGGCTGTGGTCTGTCGGACCGCCACGCCACCGACCTGACGATCGATGCCTGGCACGCCGACCTCGCCGCCGTCGCGGCAACGATCGAGGAGCCGCGCTTCGTAATCCTTGGCCTCTCGCAGGGCGGCGCGCTCGGTATCGTGTTCGCGCTCATGCACCCGGAGCGCGTCTCGCATCTCGTGCTCGTCAACGCCTACTGTCAGGGCGCGCGAACACGCGCGCAGAGCGACGCCGAACGGCTGGAAGCCGAGACGCTGGTCAATTTCATCCGCATCGGATGGGGCCGCGACAATCCTGCGTTCTGCCGGTTTTTCACCAACCTCTTCATCCCGGACGGCACGCCGGAGCAGCATCTCTGGTGGGGTGATCTGGAACGCGAGACAGCCACCGCAGACGTCGCGGCGGAGCTTCTGTCCAACATGCAGGGGATCGACGTGCTGGACCTCGCCGCGCAATTGAACGTGCCGACGCTGATCATGCACTGCCGCGGCGACATGCGCGTGCCTTTCGACGAGGGCTGCAAGCTTGCGGCCGCCATTCCGGGCGCACGGTTCGTGCCTCTGGAGAGCAAGAACCACGTCATCCTGCCCGACGAGCCTGCCTGGGCCGTCTTCCACGCGGAACTCGCGGCATTCCTTGGGCAGGACCTGCCCGCACAGCCGCCGCAGGCCGTCCGCGACGCCGGATTGACGCCTGCCGAGAGCGCGATCCTGGAACTCGTTGCCGAAGGGCTCGACAACCGCACGATCGCCGAAAAGCTTGGTAAGCACGAGAAGACCGTCCGAAACCAGTTGTCGGCGGTCTTTGAGAAACTTGGCGTCCACAGCCGCTCGCAGGCAATCGTCAAGTCGCTGTCCCGTTGA
- a CDS encoding class I SAM-dependent methyltransferase encodes MTQIDETKLNELVGRVLGDLGGAFGVPLVRIGDKLGLYDTLKKNGPATAEELAASTGCAPRYVREWLSAQAASGYVRHEKGRFSLTPEQAYVFAEPDSPVNLIGAFDTAAAMGENQAKVQAAFKTGKGVAWGEQAGCMFCAVARLFRPGYVNALVQEWLPALDGVVDKLKAGAKVADVGCGHGLSTILMAQAFPKSRFTGYDFHPASIAAATAHALAHGVENVAFEVGRAQDFPGRGFDLITCFDCLHDMGDPQAAAAHVRKALSDGGTWMVVEPMAGNTLEDNINPVGRLYYSASTMICVPTSLAQETGLALGAQAGEERLADVIRSGGFRTIRRAAQTPLNMVLEAT; translated from the coding sequence ATGACGCAGATCGATGAAACCAAACTGAACGAACTGGTGGGCCGCGTACTCGGCGACCTTGGCGGCGCTTTCGGCGTGCCGCTGGTGCGTATCGGTGACAAGCTTGGCCTTTACGACACTCTCAAGAAGAACGGCCCCGCGACGGCCGAGGAACTGGCTGCCTCAACCGGGTGCGCACCGCGTTACGTGCGCGAATGGCTCTCGGCGCAGGCTGCCTCAGGCTATGTCAGGCACGAGAAGGGACGCTTTTCGCTGACGCCGGAGCAGGCATACGTCTTCGCCGAGCCCGACAGCCCGGTCAACCTCATCGGCGCCTTCGACACCGCTGCCGCAATGGGCGAGAATCAGGCGAAGGTGCAGGCCGCGTTCAAGACGGGCAAGGGCGTTGCATGGGGCGAGCAGGCAGGCTGCATGTTCTGCGCGGTCGCGCGGCTTTTCAGGCCCGGCTACGTCAATGCGCTGGTACAGGAGTGGCTGCCGGCGCTCGATGGCGTGGTCGACAAACTGAAAGCAGGAGCGAAGGTCGCCGATGTCGGCTGCGGCCACGGCCTGTCGACGATCCTGATGGCGCAGGCCTTCCCGAAATCCCGCTTCACCGGATACGATTTCCATCCGGCCTCGATTGCCGCCGCCACCGCGCATGCGCTTGCGCACGGAGTTGAGAACGTCGCCTTCGAAGTTGGACGGGCTCAGGATTTTCCCGGCCGCGGCTTCGACCTGATCACCTGCTTCGACTGCCTGCACGACATGGGCGATCCTCAGGCCGCTGCGGCACACGTCCGCAAGGCATTGAGTGATGGCGGCACCTGGATGGTGGTCGAGCCGATGGCCGGAAACACGCTGGAGGACAACATCAACCCCGTCGGGCGGCTCTACTATTCGGCTTCGACGATGATCTGCGTGCCTACGTCGTTGGCGCAGGAAACGGGCCTCGCGCTCGGCGCACAGGCCGGAGAAGAGCGGCTTGCGGATGTGATCCGCTCCGGCGGCTTCAGGACGATCCGGCGGGCAGCACAAACGCCACTGAATATGGTTCTGGAGGCGACGTGA
- a CDS encoding LysR substrate-binding domain-containing protein codes for MALTASEIIVAQSGCPKARPRAALAPACNGTNAPANSAAKNVTDCIGRAFLKRVGLLPSYPNDLFEIHPFPHNMHDMNNLRGIDLNLLVILNALLVERHVSRTALRLNMSQPAVSHALARLRALLDDPLFTRQGGGLVPTIRAMELSRPLDEALSQIRTVLGPDSFEPGRTRHSFRLAMSDYGAEIVLPKLMHELRRSAPDIDLTVTQLSREGMIASVMDGDIDLALGVFPSRPEQILCELLFVDDYACLVDRATLAPSAQSIDLDNYLARPHALVAVHGEAATEIDEAIHAAGYARHVALIMPHWSVAPKTIPGTDLVLTVARSSLKSSLDDGRLIVVPPPIQLPTIPFSQISHNRRRSDPALRWLREMIVASSTAA; via the coding sequence ATGGCGCTTACCGCCAGCGAGATCATCGTGGCCCAGAGCGGATGCCCCAAGGCCCGGCCGAGGGCCGCGTTGGCGCCGGCCTGCAACGGCACCAACGCCCCGGCCAACAGCGCCGCAAAAAACGTGACAGATTGCATTGGAAGGGCCTTTCTAAAACGTGTTGGCCTCCTTCCTAGCTATCCAAATGACTTATTTGAAATTCATCCTTTCCCTCATAATATGCACGACATGAATAATCTTCGCGGTATCGATCTCAATCTGCTCGTCATTCTCAATGCATTGCTGGTGGAGCGGCATGTGTCGCGCACGGCGCTGCGCCTGAATATGAGCCAGCCTGCGGTGAGCCATGCGCTCGCGCGCCTGCGGGCCCTGCTCGACGATCCGCTGTTTACCAGGCAGGGCGGCGGGCTGGTGCCGACCATAAGGGCCATGGAGCTATCCAGGCCACTGGATGAAGCGCTTTCCCAGATCCGCACCGTGCTGGGGCCTGACAGCTTCGAGCCCGGCCGCACACGCCATAGTTTCAGGCTGGCGATGTCCGATTACGGCGCGGAAATCGTCCTGCCAAAACTGATGCATGAGCTTCGGCGCTCGGCGCCGGATATCGATCTCACCGTCACGCAACTGAGCCGCGAGGGCATGATCGCCTCGGTCATGGACGGGGACATCGATCTGGCGCTGGGGGTGTTTCCATCACGGCCCGAGCAAATCCTTTGCGAGCTTCTGTTCGTCGACGACTACGCCTGCCTGGTCGACCGGGCGACACTTGCCCCATCGGCGCAGTCGATCGACCTGGACAACTATCTCGCCCGCCCTCACGCGCTGGTGGCCGTTCACGGCGAGGCAGCAACGGAAATCGATGAAGCGATCCATGCGGCGGGGTATGCCCGGCACGTCGCGTTGATCATGCCGCATTGGAGCGTCGCGCCAAAGACGATTCCGGGGACCGATCTGGTTTTGACCGTGGCGCGGAGCAGCCTGAAATCCTCCCTGGACGACGGGCGGCTGATCGTCGTTCCACCGCCGATCCAGCTTCCCACCATTCCCTTCAGCCAGATTTCGCACAACAGACGCCGGAGCGACCCCGCGCTGCGCTGGTTGCGGGAGATGATCGTCGCATCCTCGACCGCAGCGTAA
- a CDS encoding DMT family transporter, translated as MPLQAGANAALGRALGHPLWATMISLAVSAICVLPIMLALRVSGPSFAGLASQPRWIWVGGVVGVIYITAALMLAPRLGAAGFMTAVIAGQVLASLAIDYFGLVGFEVRSLTIPRLIGAAVVVAGVLVMQAPSLWRLAQPGA; from the coding sequence GTGCCGTTGCAGGCCGGCGCCAACGCGGCCCTCGGCCGGGCCTTGGGGCATCCGCTCTGGGCCACGATGATCTCGCTGGCGGTAAGCGCCATCTGCGTCCTGCCGATCATGCTGGCGCTGCGGGTGTCAGGCCCGTCTTTCGCCGGCCTTGCAAGCCAGCCCAGATGGATATGGGTCGGCGGGGTCGTGGGCGTCATCTACATAACCGCCGCCCTGATGCTGGCGCCCAGATTGGGCGCTGCCGGGTTTATGACCGCCGTCATCGCGGGTCAGGTCCTTGCCTCGCTCGCCATCGACTATTTCGGCCTGGTGGGGTTCGAAGTCAGGTCGCTCACCATCCCGCGTCTCATTGGCGCTGCCGTTGTCGTCGCCGGGGTTCTTGTCATGCAAGCTCCGAGCCTGTGGCGGCTGGCCCAGCCCGGCGCGTAA
- a CDS encoding multidrug effflux MFS transporter, producing the protein MQQPLHAPRLSTLILISALGILPITIFLPSLPNMAADFGVDYGLIGIALAAYAAVSACLQIVMGPLSDRFGRRPVILWGLAIFVVATIGCIIAPDVWTFLACRMIQATIAPTYAVSLAVIRDTTGKEEAASRIGYVAMAWAVAPMLGPSLGGLLDEAFGWRASFWFLTIFGVGVFALCWVDLRETNRTPSGTIAEQFRAYPELLGSKRFWAYALCMAFSVGAFYVFLTGAPLAASSAFGLSPAMLGLYMGSITAGFMLGSFLSGRFASRYPLTTTLIAGRVIACVGLMLGLGLHFAGVDHVLALFGPCLFVGVSNGLTMPSANAGAISVRPKLIGSAAGLAGAISVAGGATMSSIAGALLTEQNARHALLLVMLASAVIALVAALWARRLERASAE; encoded by the coding sequence ATGCAACAACCCCTGCACGCTCCCCGCCTGTCCACGCTGATCTTGATCTCGGCGCTTGGTATCCTGCCCATCACCATCTTCCTTCCGTCCCTGCCGAACATGGCGGCAGACTTCGGTGTGGATTACGGTTTGATCGGTATCGCGCTGGCCGCCTATGCCGCTGTTTCGGCATGTCTTCAGATCGTCATGGGGCCGTTGTCGGACAGGTTCGGAAGGCGCCCCGTTATTCTGTGGGGCCTGGCCATTTTCGTCGTTGCCACGATCGGATGCATCATTGCTCCGGACGTCTGGACCTTTCTTGCCTGCAGAATGATCCAGGCCACTATCGCGCCCACCTATGCGGTGTCGCTCGCAGTCATCCGCGATACGACCGGCAAGGAGGAGGCAGCCAGCAGGATCGGCTATGTGGCGATGGCGTGGGCCGTGGCTCCCATGCTTGGCCCGAGCCTGGGTGGTCTGCTTGACGAGGCCTTCGGGTGGCGGGCAAGCTTCTGGTTCCTCACCATATTCGGTGTCGGCGTGTTCGCCCTGTGCTGGGTCGATCTGCGCGAAACGAACCGAACCCCTTCAGGTACGATAGCTGAACAGTTCCGTGCCTATCCCGAGTTGCTCGGGTCCAAGCGGTTCTGGGCGTATGCCCTGTGCATGGCGTTTTCGGTCGGCGCGTTCTACGTCTTTCTCACTGGTGCGCCTCTTGCCGCAAGCTCCGCCTTTGGCCTCTCTCCGGCGATGCTCGGCCTCTACATGGGGTCGATCACCGCGGGCTTTATGTTGGGAAGTTTCCTGTCCGGACGCTTCGCGAGCCGGTATCCTCTGACGACGACGTTGATCGCGGGGCGCGTTATTGCCTGTGTCGGCCTTATGTTGGGCTTGGGCCTGCATTTCGCAGGCGTCGATCACGTTCTGGCTCTGTTTGGGCCCTGTCTGTTCGTTGGCGTGTCCAACGGTCTGACCATGCCGAGTGCGAATGCCGGCGCTATTTCGGTTCGACCCAAATTGATCGGCAGTGCGGCCGGGCTGGCGGGCGCGATATCCGTCGCCGGCGGTGCGACGATGTCGTCGATAGCAGGCGCTTTGTTGACGGAGCAGAACGCACGCCATGCCCTCCTGCTCGTCATGCTGGCGTCTGCGGTGATTGCGCTTGTCGCGGCGCTTTGGGCGCGCCGGCTGGAACGTGCCTCGGCTGAATGA
- a CDS encoding SDR family oxidoreductase, translating to MSNKVLVLGATGTVGRPVVKELLKRSEKVKAASRSGQPVEGAEGVVFDYAKPETFASAFDGVDRAYVLLASGYVNAKELLLPVIEAAASRKVKVVFQSVFGVDADDSIPYRQVEIALEKLGTPYVILRPNWFSDNFQTYWKAGIDHGQIAVPAAEGKSSFIDARDIAESAVAALTSSAFDNKAFNLTGPQAHSYAEAAAILSEVLGKQIGYTAMEDAPFIELLTGAGVPEDYATFLTSIFYPVREGWTATVTPDVETLTGKAPRSLKTYAQDNRAHLAA from the coding sequence ATGTCAAACAAGGTGCTCGTTCTGGGCGCAACCGGCACGGTCGGTCGCCCCGTCGTCAAGGAATTGCTCAAGCGCAGCGAAAAGGTGAAGGCTGCGTCACGGTCCGGCCAGCCGGTCGAGGGCGCGGAAGGCGTGGTGTTCGACTACGCGAAGCCCGAAACCTTCGCTTCGGCGTTCGACGGCGTCGACCGCGCCTATGTGCTTCTGGCGTCGGGCTATGTGAACGCCAAGGAACTGCTGCTGCCGGTGATCGAGGCTGCCGCCAGCCGCAAGGTCAAGGTGGTGTTCCAGAGCGTGTTCGGCGTCGATGCCGACGATTCCATTCCCTATCGCCAGGTCGAGATCGCGCTGGAAAAGTTAGGCACGCCCTACGTGATCCTGCGGCCGAATTGGTTCTCCGACAATTTTCAGACCTACTGGAAGGCCGGCATCGACCATGGCCAGATCGCCGTGCCGGCGGCCGAAGGTAAGTCCTCCTTCATCGACGCCCGCGACATCGCCGAAAGTGCCGTCGCCGCGCTGACGTCGAGCGCGTTCGACAACAAGGCGTTCAACCTCACCGGCCCGCAGGCGCATTCCTACGCCGAAGCAGCCGCGATCCTGTCCGAAGTGCTCGGCAAGCAGATCGGCTACACCGCAATGGAGGATGCGCCGTTCATCGAACTTCTGACGGGTGCAGGCGTGCCGGAAGACTACGCAACCTTCCTTACCTCGATCTTCTATCCGGTGCGCGAGGGCTGGACGGCGACCGTCACCCCCGACGTCGAGACGTTGACCGGCAAGGCCCCGCGTTCGCTGAAAACCTACGCGCAGGACAACCGCGCGCATCTCGCGGCGTGA
- a CDS encoding helix-turn-helix domain-containing protein has product MTTQPIYDVFENHCPARMVLDRLADKWALLILNGLKDGPVRFNSIRRNIKGISQKVLSQTLKKLERDGIISRAVFPTVPVTVEYALTPLGHTLTETVDALAHWAEDHMDSVVAAQQAYDAADGGRV; this is encoded by the coding sequence ATGACGACACAACCGATCTACGACGTGTTCGAAAACCACTGCCCCGCCCGCATGGTGCTGGACCGGCTCGCCGACAAATGGGCACTGCTGATCCTCAATGGACTCAAGGACGGGCCGGTGCGGTTCAACAGCATTCGCCGCAACATCAAGGGGATATCGCAAAAGGTGTTGTCGCAGACGCTCAAGAAACTGGAGCGCGACGGCATCATCTCACGCGCGGTGTTTCCCACGGTTCCCGTCACCGTCGAATACGCGCTGACCCCGCTCGGCCACACGCTGACGGAAACCGTCGACGCGCTGGCGCACTGGGCCGAGGACCACATGGACTCGGTGGTGGCAGCGCAGCAGGCTTATGACGCGGCGGATGGGGGCCGGGTTTGA
- the dgcN gene encoding N-acetyltransferase DgcN, producing the protein MLKTPYLLFLGDAPDQLAAKVAQGIKDWRPEFSLGQLKLPGCKADLGLPDMTIAEAKAAGAQTLVVGAANRGGVISDAWIATLVEAIEAGMDIASGLHNLLRDRKELVDAATKAGVELFDVRVPTVEYPIADGKRRAGKRCLAVGTDCSVGKMYTALAMEKDMRERGMKATFRATGQTGILITGSGVPLDAVVADFMAGSVEWLTPDNDADHWDLIEGQGSLFHPSYSGVTLALVHGGQADALVLCHEPTRTHMRGLPHYQLPSLETLRDTALEMARIVNPDVKVIGISVNTAGMSADDAKAYLADVEMRMGLPAIDPFRDGAGRLVDALDA; encoded by the coding sequence ATGTTGAAGACCCCTTACCTCCTCTTCCTCGGCGACGCGCCGGACCAGCTCGCGGCGAAAGTCGCGCAGGGAATCAAGGACTGGAGGCCGGAATTTTCTCTGGGACAGCTCAAGCTGCCCGGCTGCAAGGCCGATCTCGGCCTGCCCGACATGACGATCGCCGAGGCGAAGGCTGCCGGCGCGCAGACGCTCGTCGTCGGCGCTGCCAATCGCGGCGGCGTCATCTCGGATGCGTGGATCGCGACGCTGGTCGAGGCGATCGAGGCCGGCATGGATATCGCTTCGGGCCTGCACAATCTGTTGCGCGACAGAAAGGAACTCGTCGATGCGGCCACGAAGGCCGGCGTGGAACTCTTTGACGTCCGCGTGCCGACGGTCGAATACCCCATCGCGGACGGCAAAAGGCGCGCCGGCAAGCGCTGCCTCGCAGTCGGCACGGACTGCTCGGTCGGCAAGATGTACACAGCGCTGGCCATGGAAAAGGACATGCGCGAACGCGGCATGAAGGCGACGTTCCGCGCCACCGGCCAGACCGGCATCCTGATCACCGGTTCGGGTGTGCCGCTCGACGCCGTGGTTGCCGACTTCATGGCCGGCAGCGTCGAATGGCTCACGCCCGACAACGACGCCGACCACTGGGATCTGATTGAGGGCCAGGGCAGCCTGTTCCACCCCTCCTATTCAGGCGTCACGCTCGCGCTGGTGCATGGCGGGCAGGCCGATGCGCTGGTCCTGTGCCACGAGCCGACACGCACGCATATGCGCGGTCTGCCGCATTACCAGCTTCCCTCGCTCGAAACGCTGCGCGACACGGCGCTGGAGATGGCGCGGATCGTCAACCCGGACGTCAAGGTGATCGGCATTTCCGTCAACACCGCCGGAATGAGCGCTGATGACGCGAAGGCCTATCTCGCAGATGTCGAGATGCGGATGGGGTTGCCGGCGATCGACCCGTTCCGTGATGGAGCGGGAAGGCTGGTGGACGCCCTGGACGCCTGA
- a CDS encoding bifunctional UDP-sugar hydrolase/5'-nucleotidase, producing the protein MAKKDIESGIAASGVMGRRRFLQLAGASMVVTGGASAAHFSMTAAHAQGAFKLNVLHINDMHSRVESISAFNSTCSVEDEGENKCFGGFGRLATKIWERRKEIEDAGENVITLDAGDQFQGSLFYTTYRGKAEGEFMNKIGFDLMAVGNHEFDNGPDVLADFIDLVEFPVISGNTKVADGEKLAGKIDEWAILDVGGEKVGVLSVLTPDTANISSPGRNVTIGDDIEYLKEAVTRIRAEGVNKVLLLSHVGFPRDQEIAAQVEGISAIIGGHSHTLLSNTEEGAPAYATMVENPAGKAVPIVQAGAYSKHLGDLSLTFDEDGYVAEATGDTRILDASIEPDAEIEARIAELAGPIETMKATEVGEVAAPIDGSRETCRAQECQMGVLVTDAILARTADQGVTIAIQNGGGLRASIDQGMATVGDVLSVLPFQNTLATMKLKGADVVGSLEAAVNDVENGAGKFPQVGGLKYTLDMNVAPDQGRVKDVMVKEGEEWVPIDPEKVYGVGTNDFMRKGGDGYALFASGAIDPYDYGPGMEEIVAEYLANNAPYQPKLDDRITVIAKN; encoded by the coding sequence ATGGCGAAGAAGGATATCGAAAGCGGGATTGCCGCATCGGGCGTGATGGGCCGCAGGCGGTTCCTGCAACTGGCCGGCGCGAGCATGGTCGTGACGGGCGGAGCCTCGGCCGCGCATTTCTCGATGACGGCAGCGCACGCGCAGGGCGCGTTCAAGCTGAACGTGCTGCACATCAACGACATGCACTCGCGCGTCGAATCGATCAGTGCCTTCAATTCGACCTGCTCGGTGGAGGATGAAGGCGAGAACAAGTGTTTTGGCGGCTTCGGCCGCCTGGCGACCAAGATCTGGGAGCGCCGCAAGGAGATCGAGGACGCGGGCGAGAACGTGATCACGCTCGACGCAGGCGACCAGTTCCAGGGCTCGTTGTTCTACACCACCTACCGCGGCAAGGCGGAAGGCGAGTTCATGAACAAGATCGGCTTCGATCTTATGGCCGTCGGCAATCACGAGTTCGACAACGGTCCCGACGTGCTGGCCGATTTCATCGATCTCGTCGAGTTCCCGGTCATCTCGGGCAACACCAAGGTCGCCGACGGCGAGAAACTCGCCGGCAAGATCGACGAATGGGCGATCCTCGATGTCGGCGGCGAGAAGGTCGGCGTCCTGTCGGTGCTGACGCCCGACACCGCCAACATTTCCTCGCCCGGCCGGAACGTCACGATCGGCGACGACATCGAATACCTCAAGGAGGCGGTGACCCGCATCCGCGCCGAAGGCGTCAACAAGGTGCTGTTGCTGTCGCATGTCGGCTTCCCGCGCGATCAGGAAATTGCAGCGCAGGTCGAGGGCATCTCCGCCATCATCGGCGGCCACAGCCACACGCTTCTGTCCAATACCGAAGAGGGCGCGCCTGCCTACGCGACGATGGTCGAGAACCCGGCCGGCAAGGCCGTGCCGATCGTCCAGGCCGGTGCCTATTCGAAGCATCTCGGCGACCTGTCGCTGACCTTCGACGAAGACGGTTACGTGGCAGAGGCGACCGGCGACACGCGCATTCTCGATGCCTCCATCGAGCCCGACGCCGAGATCGAGGCACGCATTGCCGAACTCGCCGGTCCGATCGAGACCATGAAGGCGACAGAGGTCGGCGAGGTGGCGGCCCCGATCGACGGCAGCCGCGAAACCTGCCGCGCGCAGGAGTGTCAGATGGGCGTGCTCGTCACCGACGCTATCCTCGCGCGCACGGCCGACCAGGGCGTCACCATCGCCATCCAGAACGGCGGCGGCCTGCGTGCCTCGATCGACCAGGGCATGGCGACCGTGGGCGACGTGCTGTCGGTGCTGCCGTTCCAGAATACCCTTGCCACCATGAAGCTCAAGGGCGCCGACGTCGTCGGATCGCTCGAGGCGGCGGTGAACGACGTCGAGAACGGCGCGGGCAAGTTCCCGCAGGTCGGCGGCCTGAAATACACGCTCGACATGAATGTCGCGCCGGACCAGGGCCGCGTGAAGGACGTGATGGTCAAGGAAGGCGAGGAGTGGGTGCCGATCGACCCCGAAAAGGTCTACGGCGTCGGCACCAACGATTTCATGCGCAAGGGCGGCGACGGCTACGCTCTCTTCGCGTCGGGAGCAATCGACCCATACGATTATGGCCCCGGCATGGAAGAAATCGTCGCCGAATACCTTGCCAACAACGCACCGTACCAGCCCAAGCTCGACGACCGCATCACGGTGATCGCGAAGAACTGA
- a CDS encoding VOC family protein, whose translation MNKPDQMAETRYTLGENAVPVQVRIARPTDKLADVIAFYRDGLGLPELARFNAHAGYDGIMLGLPGKAVHLEFTQHGAGSPCPAPSLDNLIVLYVTDPAAYGRLNSRMQRMGYTPVDPENPYWLERSFTYEDPDGWRVVVCRETGI comes from the coding sequence ATGAACAAGCCCGATCAGATGGCGGAAACCCGCTACACGCTTGGCGAAAACGCGGTGCCGGTACAGGTGCGCATCGCGAGGCCGACCGACAAGCTCGCGGATGTGATCGCCTTCTATCGCGATGGCCTCGGCCTGCCCGAACTCGCCCGCTTCAATGCCCATGCCGGCTATGACGGCATCATGCTTGGCCTGCCCGGAAAGGCCGTGCACCTTGAGTTCACCCAGCACGGCGCAGGCAGCCCTTGCCCCGCTCCCAGCCTCGACAACCTCATCGTCCTCTATGTCACGGACCCTGCTGCCTACGGCCGGCTGAACAGCCGCATGCAGCGGATGGGTTATACGCCGGTCGACCCGGAAAACCCCTACTGGCTTGAGCGCAGCTTCACCTACGAGGACCCGGATGGCTGGCGCGTCGTCGTCTGTCGTGAAACCGGAATATGA